In bacterium, one DNA window encodes the following:
- a CDS encoding 4Fe-4S binding protein, with protein sequence MFKSKIKEAQICFGNLRVTLPYPFGPGAETGEGFRGKIDVDASRCIGCGGCANVCPSRLIRCHDEGDQTRMEFILDRCTYCGRCAEVCPEGAITMTPLFESATDDKTDLYIEQQLFMLTCKRCGRCFETENAIDRIPTRRMRQGRNYVGTSMPHGAPGRKEAP encoded by the coding sequence ATGTTCAAATCCAAAATCAAGGAAGCCCAGATCTGCTTCGGCAATCTGCGCGTAACACTGCCCTATCCGTTCGGACCAGGGGCCGAGACCGGGGAGGGATTTCGCGGCAAGATCGACGTCGACGCCTCCCGATGTATCGGCTGCGGGGGCTGCGCCAACGTCTGCCCTTCGCGCCTGATCCGTTGTCATGATGAGGGCGATCAGACGCGGATGGAGTTTATCCTCGACCGTTGCACCTACTGTGGCCGTTGCGCGGAGGTCTGTCCCGAAGGAGCTATCACCATGACGCCGCTCTTTGAATCGGCCACTGATGACAAGACCGATCTTTACATCGAGCAGCAGCTCTTCATGCTCACCTGCAAACGCTGCGGTCGCTGTTTCGAAACCGAGAATGCCATCGACCGCATTCCGACGCGGCGGATGCGCCAGGGGCGTAATTATGTTGGCACCTCGATGCCGCATGGCGCCCCGGGGCGGAAGGAGGCCCCATGA